Proteins from one Mucilaginibacter jinjuensis genomic window:
- a CDS encoding GNAT family N-acetyltransferase, giving the protein MKNDTNTELTITPIFNDHCQQILGLILPIQQIEFNVPITLDDQPDLLNIENHYHQTGGGFWGAKVNDELVGTIALIATEDNAGTIRKMFVKKEYRGKEMGTAQLLLNTLINHSREAGITDLYLGTVDMLKAAHRFYERNGFERKLSEEMPSCFRRNGGENVYYHLQLGAATN; this is encoded by the coding sequence ATGAAGAATGATACAAATACCGAATTAACCATCACCCCAATATTTAACGACCACTGCCAGCAGATACTTGGTTTGATACTACCCATTCAGCAGATTGAATTTAATGTGCCGATTACGTTAGACGACCAACCGGATTTGCTAAATATTGAAAACCATTACCACCAAACAGGTGGTGGTTTCTGGGGAGCGAAAGTTAACGATGAACTGGTTGGAACCATCGCGCTTATTGCAACCGAAGATAATGCCGGTACCATTCGCAAAATGTTTGTTAAGAAAGAGTACCGGGGTAAAGAGATGGGCACCGCCCAGCTATTGCTCAATACCCTGATCAACCATAGCAGGGAAGCGGGCATTACAGATCTATACCTTGGTACGGTTGATATGTTAAAAGCGGCACATCGGTTCTATGAGCGCAATGGTTTTGAACGAAAATTGAGTGAAGAAATGCCTTCGTGCTTTAGGCGAAATGGGGGAGAGAACGTATACTATCATTTGCAATTGGGTGCTGCGACGAATTAA
- a CDS encoding cystathionine gamma-synthase family protein, producing MNDQKGFTTTILHSDRLLKPEFGALHQPVHNAVTWGYDDVQGLVNVFQNKAKGYAYSRQGNPTTTALEHKVTQMEQGMASITFSTGMAAITATVLALIKEGDHIIASSYLFGNTRSIMQTFSDIGISMSFVDATDVENIKGAYQPNTRMVLIETIANPATQIADMNPIGDFCEEKGLLYVVDNTMTSPYLYRPVTAKASLVINSLTKYIGGHGNALGGSVTDTGLFNWANYPNIAPIIREQIKPEMQGMSQIRKRGLRDGGGTLGPEAAHAISVGSETLALRMERACANALSLAQFLEQHPLVSKVYYPGLENHPQHEVAKTLFRRSGALMSFALVDGVDLFAFLNRLKLVIKSSNLGDTRTLAIPVAHTIFFELGAERRAEMGIPDSMIRLSVGIEEIEDLLKDFSTALQEA from the coding sequence ATGAACGATCAAAAAGGATTTACCACTACCATACTGCACTCAGACCGCCTGTTGAAGCCCGAATTTGGCGCATTACACCAACCAGTTCATAACGCTGTAACGTGGGGTTATGATGATGTGCAGGGCTTGGTAAATGTGTTTCAGAACAAAGCTAAAGGCTACGCCTACTCACGCCAGGGTAACCCAACCACTACAGCGTTGGAGCATAAAGTTACCCAGATGGAGCAGGGGATGGCCAGCATTACCTTTTCAACAGGGATGGCTGCTATTACCGCAACTGTATTGGCACTGATTAAAGAAGGCGACCATATCATTGCCAGCTCGTACCTGTTTGGTAATACCCGTAGTATTATGCAAACGTTTAGCGATATCGGTATCAGTATGTCGTTTGTGGATGCTACGGATGTAGAGAATATTAAAGGTGCATATCAACCCAATACCCGCATGGTATTGATTGAAACCATCGCCAACCCGGCTACCCAAATAGCAGACATGAACCCGATTGGCGATTTCTGCGAAGAGAAAGGCTTGTTATACGTGGTAGATAATACCATGACTTCGCCTTACTTGTACAGACCGGTAACTGCTAAAGCCAGTTTAGTGATCAACTCTTTAACCAAATATATTGGCGGCCATGGTAACGCACTAGGTGGTAGTGTTACTGATACCGGTTTGTTTAACTGGGCAAACTATCCAAACATTGCCCCAATTATCCGTGAGCAAATTAAACCCGAGATGCAGGGTATGAGCCAGATCCGTAAACGTGGTTTACGTGATGGTGGCGGCACTTTAGGCCCTGAGGCTGCACATGCAATTTCTGTAGGATCAGAAACCTTGGCTTTGCGTATGGAGCGTGCTTGTGCTAACGCATTGTCGCTTGCCCAATTTTTAGAGCAACACCCGTTAGTAAGTAAAGTATATTACCCTGGTTTAGAAAACCACCCACAACACGAAGTTGCTAAAACCTTGTTCCGCCGTAGTGGCGCATTAATGAGCTTTGCATTGGTTGATGGTGTGGATCTGTTTGCATTTTTAAATCGCTTAAAACTCGTGATTAAATCAAGTAACCTGGGTGATACCCGTACGCTGGCTATCCCGGTTGCACATACCATATTCTTTGAACTTGGTGCCGAGCGGCGTGCCGAAATGGGTATCCCGGATTCGATGATCCGCCTATCGGTAGGTATCGAAGAAATCGAAGACCTTTTGAAGGATTTTAGTACGGCTTTGCAGGAAGCGTAA
- a CDS encoding cupin domain-containing protein, translated as MEQNKLALTKATEGTCVSVGGGTYRTVMPGKQTGGAYAVIEMLVPPNSGPPPHSHADVQEAFYILEGEIELRTEEGNHIAQKGDYVNIPKGGLVHQFKNKTDTLARLMCIVTPAGMDEMFEEIGEPVEYGQFLPPPELAAKMLKAGEKYGQKFFPPDYLSK; from the coding sequence ATGGAACAAAATAAATTAGCATTAACAAAAGCTACCGAAGGCACGTGTGTTTCGGTCGGCGGCGGCACTTATCGTACAGTTATGCCGGGCAAGCAAACAGGCGGCGCTTATGCGGTAATAGAAATGCTGGTGCCTCCAAATAGCGGTCCGCCGCCACATTCGCATGCCGATGTGCAGGAAGCATTTTATATCCTCGAAGGGGAGATTGAACTAAGAACAGAAGAAGGTAACCATATCGCCCAGAAAGGTGATTATGTAAATATCCCTAAAGGTGGGTTGGTCCATCAGTTTAAGAACAAAACAGATACACTTGCCCGTTTGATGTGCATTGTAACCCCAGCGGGTATGGACGAAATGTTTGAAGAAATTGGTGAGCCGGTTGAATATGGCCAGTTTCTGCCTCCACCCGAACTGGCAGCGAAGATGTTAAAAGCTGGAGAAAAATATGGTCAGAAATTTTTTCCGCCCGATTATTTGAGCAAGTAG
- a CDS encoding HPP family protein yields MRHYIKRRYHHTKRIVYTETLFDFKEHVWTFIGSFFGIGLIGFINSHYLTPEANIFLIGSFGASSVLIYGIINSPLAQPRNLIGGHVISAFIGVLIYKLIPGNLWLSSALSVSLSIVAMQITKTLHPPGGATALIANLPSAKIQALGFMYVVSPVFSGVMILLLVAIVCNNATSHRSYPKNKHWYRVWKRSY; encoded by the coding sequence ATGCGCCATTATATTAAAAGAAGATACCACCATACCAAACGTATTGTTTATACCGAAACCCTATTCGATTTTAAAGAACATGTATGGACTTTCATCGGGTCGTTTTTCGGTATTGGCCTAATCGGATTTATCAACAGCCATTATTTAACACCCGAGGCTAATATCTTTTTAATCGGTTCGTTTGGTGCGTCATCGGTGCTTATTTATGGTATTATCAATAGTCCGCTGGCACAGCCTCGTAATTTGATTGGCGGGCACGTAATATCTGCTTTTATTGGCGTACTGATCTATAAATTAATTCCCGGTAACCTTTGGTTGTCGAGTGCCTTATCGGTATCGCTTTCTATCGTGGCCATGCAAATCACCAAAACATTGCATCCACCGGGCGGGGCAACGGCTTTGATAGCCAATTTACCATCAGCCAAAATTCAGGCGCTGGGTTTTATGTATGTAGTTAGTCCTGTTTTTAGTGGGGTGATGATTTTGTTGCTGGTGGCTATTGTTTGTAATAATGCTACGTCTCATCGTAGTTATCCAAAAAATAAGCATTGGTATAGGGTTTGGAAGCGTAGCTATTAA
- a CDS encoding ABC-F family ATP-binding cassette domain-containing protein: protein MITVSNLSLRYGKRTLFEEVNIKFTQGNCYGIIGANGAGKSTFLKILSGEIDPTSGSVSFTPGERMAVLTQNHYAFDEFPVIETVLIGHKELYSTMKEKDAIYLKEDFTDADGERAGELENLFAEMDGWNAESNAATLLSNLGITEDLHYKLLKELDGNQKVRVLLAQALFGKPDILLLDEPTNDLDINTIAWLEDFLAGYEAIVLVVSHDRHFLDTVCTHVVDIDFGKMTTYTGNYSFWYQSSQLALKQRSDQNKKMEDKVKELQDFIRRFSANASKSKQATSRKKALDKINLDEIQPSNRKYPAIMFNQMTREAGDQILQIEGLGKTANGEVLFDNLNLTVNKGDKIAMLSQNSLATTALYKILSGEDTDYRGTFKWGVTINIAEIPIDNAEYFKDKDVNLIDWLREYSPGEKDDQFIRSFLGRMLFTGEEVLKKATVLSGGEKMRCMFSRMMLQQGNLLMFDEPTNHLDLESITALNNGMKDFKGTMLFTSRDHEITETVATRVVELTPNGTIDKLMTYDEYINSDIVQKQREELYAMA, encoded by the coding sequence ATGATCACGGTATCCAATTTATCCTTACGTTACGGTAAGAGAACTTTATTTGAAGAAGTAAACATAAAATTTACACAAGGCAACTGTTATGGTATAATTGGTGCAAATGGGGCAGGAAAATCCACATTTTTAAAGATACTATCGGGGGAAATTGACCCCACTTCGGGGTCTGTGAGCTTCACACCTGGGGAACGCATGGCTGTATTAACACAAAACCACTATGCGTTTGATGAGTTCCCGGTTATTGAAACCGTACTCATTGGCCACAAGGAATTATATAGCACCATGAAAGAAAAGGATGCGATATACCTGAAAGAAGATTTTACCGATGCCGATGGCGAACGCGCCGGCGAACTCGAAAACTTATTTGCCGAAATGGATGGCTGGAATGCTGAAAGCAATGCCGCTACCCTACTAAGCAACCTGGGTATTACAGAAGACCTTCACTATAAACTACTGAAAGAACTTGACGGTAACCAAAAAGTACGTGTATTATTAGCACAAGCCTTATTTGGTAAACCCGACATCCTGTTACTGGATGAGCCGACCAACGATTTGGACATTAACACCATCGCCTGGTTAGAGGATTTCCTTGCAGGTTATGAGGCCATTGTACTGGTTGTATCGCACGACAGGCACTTCCTGGATACGGTTTGTACCCACGTGGTGGATATCGACTTTGGTAAGATGACCACTTATACCGGTAACTACTCGTTCTGGTACCAATCGAGCCAATTGGCTTTGAAACAACGTTCTGACCAGAACAAGAAGATGGAAGACAAGGTTAAAGAGCTGCAGGATTTCATCCGTCGCTTTAGCGCCAACGCTTCTAAATCTAAACAGGCAACCAGCCGTAAAAAAGCCTTGGATAAGATCAACCTAGACGAGATCCAGCCATCGAACCGTAAATACCCGGCCATTATGTTTAACCAGATGACCCGCGAAGCAGGTGATCAGATCCTTCAGATTGAAGGCTTGGGTAAAACAGCCAATGGCGAGGTATTGTTCGACAATCTGAACTTAACAGTTAACAAAGGCGATAAAATTGCCATGCTGTCGCAAAACAGCTTAGCTACTACTGCACTGTACAAAATATTATCTGGCGAGGATACCGATTACCGCGGAACTTTTAAATGGGGCGTTACTATTAACATTGCCGAAATTCCGATTGATAACGCCGAGTACTTTAAAGATAAAGATGTAAACCTGATAGACTGGCTGCGTGAGTACTCACCAGGCGAAAAAGACGACCAGTTTATCCGCAGTTTCCTGGGCCGTATGTTATTTACCGGCGAAGAGGTATTGAAGAAAGCAACGGTACTATCCGGAGGCGAAAAGATGCGCTGTATGTTTAGCCGCATGATGCTTCAACAAGGCAACCTGCTGATGTTCGACGAGCCAACCAATCACCTGGACCTGGAATCGATCACCGCGCTGAACAACGGTATGAAAGACTTTAAAGGCACCATGCTGTTTACCTCGCGAGATCATGAGATTACCGAAACGGTAGCAACCCGCGTAGTAGAACTAACCCCTAACGGTACCATCGACAAACTGATGACTTACGACGAATACATTAACAGCGACATTGTACAAAAACAACGTGAAGAGTTATATGCAATGGCATAA
- the pyrE gene encoding orotate phosphoribosyltransferase yields the protein MFNKTEIEQQVAEFLLQIKAIKLQPNNPFTWASGWKSPIYCDNRITLSHPSIRTYIRQQLTALVSEEFGIVDCIAGVATAGIPQGALVAQELGLPFIYVRSKPKEHGTGKMIEGEIITGQRVAVIEDLVSTGKSSLQAVEALREAGYNVAGLAAIFTYELDAAADNFKNAKCRFSTLSNYSALLKYAEQHGDIKTADLEVLKKWREDPATWGK from the coding sequence ATGTTTAATAAAACTGAGATTGAACAGCAGGTAGCTGAATTTCTGCTGCAAATTAAAGCAATAAAACTACAACCTAATAATCCTTTTACATGGGCATCGGGTTGGAAGTCTCCCATTTATTGCGATAACCGTATTACACTTTCACATCCATCTATCCGTACCTACATCCGCCAGCAATTAACGGCTTTGGTATCAGAAGAATTTGGTATTGTTGATTGCATTGCCGGCGTGGCTACAGCAGGTATCCCACAGGGTGCACTGGTAGCGCAGGAACTGGGTTTGCCATTTATTTATGTCCGCTCTAAACCAAAAGAGCACGGTACAGGCAAAATGATTGAGGGCGAAATTATAACAGGCCAGCGTGTTGCGGTAATTGAAGATCTGGTATCAACCGGTAAAAGCAGCTTACAGGCTGTAGAAGCCTTGCGCGAAGCCGGATATAATGTTGCAGGTTTAGCCGCTATATTTACTTACGAGCTTGATGCAGCTGCCGATAACTTTAAAAATGCTAAATGCCGCTTCTCAACTTTATCAAACTACAGCGCACTTTTAAAATATGCCGAGCAACATGGCGATATTAAAACTGCTGATCTGGAAGTTCTGAAAAAATGGCGTGAAGACCCAGCAACCTGGGGTAAATAA
- a CDS encoding NUDIX hydrolase, whose protein sequence is MAQNYRIYINDKAIIITESAPESSADTDQIGTQQFDFAKTYYEVLNSAKHTFFIVTDDAKAFLKKVVKSVPLIEAAGGLVKNKKGEYLFIYRNDKWDLPKGKLEKGETVRMGAVREVEEECGIEIDKSGAKICKTYHAYIIKGQVVIKKSHWYKMKYKGKGKLVPQLEEGITEARWFDKAHTAEILENTFPSITEVMVVSKLIKDSQALPLG, encoded by the coding sequence ATGGCTCAAAACTACAGAATTTATATCAACGATAAAGCGATTATTATCACAGAATCTGCACCCGAAAGTTCGGCGGATACGGATCAAATTGGTACACAGCAATTTGACTTTGCCAAAACTTATTACGAAGTGTTAAATTCTGCTAAACATACTTTCTTTATCGTTACCGACGACGCTAAAGCTTTCCTGAAAAAGGTGGTTAAAAGCGTACCCTTAATTGAAGCTGCAGGCGGCCTTGTTAAGAATAAAAAAGGCGAATACCTGTTTATTTACCGTAACGATAAGTGGGATTTACCCAAAGGTAAGCTTGAAAAAGGCGAAACCGTACGTATGGGTGCTGTGCGCGAGGTAGAAGAGGAGTGCGGAATTGAGATCGATAAATCGGGGGCCAAGATCTGCAAAACTTACCATGCTTACATTATTAAAGGCCAGGTGGTGATTAAAAAATCGCACTGGTATAAAATGAAGTATAAGGGCAAAGGAAAACTGGTGCCGCAACTGGAAGAAGGAATTACCGAAGCCCGCTGGTTTGATAAAGCACACACGGCAGAGATATTGGAAAATACCTTTCCCTCAATTACAGAAGTAATGGTGGTTAGTAAACTTATTAAAGACAGTCAAGCGCTGCCTTTGGGATAA
- the coaD gene encoding pantetheine-phosphate adenylyltransferase: MKIALFPGSFDPVTKAHVDIVERSLPLFDKVYIGIGANSSKQGFLTVGKREELLRAVFGHEPKLHIVAYEGLTIDFCRSINAAYMIRGIRTVSDFEYEKAIAQMNHALAPEIESIFIVSKPGYSSISSTIVREILKYNGDVSKFIPKAALDCL; encoded by the coding sequence ATGAAAATAGCCCTGTTTCCCGGTTCGTTTGATCCCGTTACCAAAGCGCATGTTGATATTGTTGAACGTTCGCTGCCATTGTTCGATAAAGTATATATCGGCATTGGGGCTAACAGCTCTAAACAAGGTTTCTTAACAGTTGGTAAACGCGAGGAATTACTGAGGGCCGTATTTGGGCACGAACCCAAGCTCCATATTGTAGCTTACGAAGGTTTAACTATCGATTTTTGCCGCAGCATTAATGCCGCCTATATGATCCGCGGGATCCGTACCGTGTCGGATTTTGAATATGAGAAGGCCATCGCACAAATGAATCATGCGTTGGCGCCCGAAATTGAAAGCATTTTTATTGTGAGCAAACCGGGTTACTCGTCTATCAGTTCAACCATTGTACGCGAAATTTTGAAATACAATGGCGACGTAAGCAAGTTTATCCCAAAGGCAGCGCTTGACTGTCTTTAA
- the rsmD gene encoding 16S rRNA (guanine(966)-N(2))-methyltransferase RsmD, which yields MRIIGGKLKGLKLNPPANLPVRPTTDKAKEALFNILQNQVELEGIKVLDLFTGTGNVGFEFASRYAESVLCIDRSFHCVKYVADTAKQHKLDNIKTFKADVFKYLEQETEQYDIIFADPPYDISRIPEIATIVFDRNLLVPEGLLIVEHQSMQNLSNHPAFTEQRRYGHSSFSFFTKTA from the coding sequence ATGCGCATAATTGGTGGCAAGCTAAAAGGGTTAAAGCTTAATCCGCCCGCCAATTTGCCGGTGCGGCCAACTACCGATAAGGCTAAAGAAGCCCTTTTCAACATCCTGCAAAACCAGGTTGAACTGGAAGGTATTAAGGTGCTCGACCTGTTTACCGGTACTGGCAATGTGGGTTTCGAATTTGCATCGCGCTATGCCGAATCTGTTTTATGTATAGATCGTAGTTTCCATTGCGTAAAGTATGTTGCAGATACTGCCAAGCAACATAAGCTTGATAATATTAAAACTTTTAAAGCAGACGTTTTTAAATACCTGGAGCAGGAAACTGAGCAATACGATATTATTTTCGCAGATCCACCGTACGACATTAGTCGCATCCCCGAGATCGCTACAATTGTGTTTGATCGAAATTTGTTAGTACCTGAGGGTTTGCTGATCGTTGAACATCAATCTATGCAAAACCTGAGCAACCACCCTGCTTTTACAGAGCAAAGAAGATATGGGCATTCGTCGTTCTCATTCTTCACAAAAACAGCTTAA
- a CDS encoding DUF3822 family protein produces MTSHSKLYFSDDFSPEKAKDYTLLIQIRNTDFSFAVVYQSALLAWGNGYPLSELINPTDFIHFLTPTDYQKVVIGIVPAVFNIVPKAIYQEKHLAQLVKLLDVNETDKVYSQTLDTENQVVFKDNNEILPALTARYPNHQIVFGYKGWLEAIAKTGPAIDNLYVDIQASEVHFAYFKESKLRFYNSFKYTDPNDLAYFTALTTNELQLNPEDTYLVISGDADVSRGNLNEFFPNIDTNPIGQLQALPNGITAQQLLSLTALILCA; encoded by the coding sequence ATGACCAGCCACTCTAAACTGTATTTTAGTGATGATTTTAGCCCGGAGAAGGCTAAAGATTATACCCTTTTAATCCAGATCAGAAATACTGATTTCTCTTTCGCCGTGGTTTACCAAAGCGCACTGCTGGCCTGGGGCAATGGCTACCCATTGAGTGAGCTGATCAATCCGACAGATTTTATACACTTCCTTACGCCTACTGATTATCAAAAGGTTGTTATTGGTATTGTACCGGCAGTTTTCAATATCGTGCCAAAAGCAATATATCAGGAAAAGCATTTGGCACAACTCGTAAAATTGTTAGACGTTAACGAAACCGACAAAGTTTACAGCCAAACCCTCGATACCGAAAATCAGGTTGTTTTTAAGGATAATAACGAGATTTTACCTGCACTAACTGCACGCTATCCAAATCACCAGATTGTATTTGGTTATAAGGGATGGCTCGAAGCTATTGCTAAAACAGGCCCTGCTATCGACAATCTGTACGTTGATATACAAGCTTCTGAAGTTCATTTTGCTTATTTTAAGGAAAGTAAATTGCGTTTTTATAACAGCTTTAAATATACCGATCCCAACGATCTGGCATACTTTACAGCCCTTACCACTAATGAACTGCAATTAAACCCCGAGGATACCTATTTAGTAATTAGCGGCGATGCCGACGTTAGCCGTGGCAACCTCAACGAGTTTTTTCCTAATATTGATACTAACCCTATCGGGCAATTACAGGCTTTGCCTAATGGCATTACTGCACAACAATTGCTGTCGCTCACTGCTTTAATATTATGCGCATAA
- a CDS encoding ATP-dependent DNA helicase: MSAVDYIVKAFPHQPTEQQAELFLKLDSFLRSNTGYDCFILKGYAGTGKTTIVSALVKALKYYNQKSVLMAPTGRAAKVITSYSDRKAFTIHKRIYRKKSAMNIDEGFMPAPNLAEDTLFIVDEASMISDEMGGIGHSTLLHDLVEYVYNNQNCKLLLVGDTAQLPPVGSEYSPALDAKLMKDNYGLEIHSYELTDVLRQQKKSGILYNVTGIRDIIRKEEEAYPQITTKGFKDVYRMTGERLEEGLEYAYRKYGKENTLIICRSNKNANLYNQQIRNRILYREEELTGGDQIMVVRNNYFWLQDNKEEDSTGFIANGDMAIVKRVRRTEEMYGLRFADVQLQFLDYTEERTIECKVMLDTLTAESPALSSTDQKQFYTEVMKDYEHILNRRAKLNELKLNPYYNALQIKFSYAVTCHKAQGGQWDAVFVDQGYLTDEMVNTDFLRWLYTACTRARQELYLVNFSEKFYAVGSE; the protein is encoded by the coding sequence ATGTCCGCTGTTGATTATATTGTTAAAGCATTCCCACACCAGCCTACCGAACAGCAGGCCGAACTGTTTTTAAAGCTGGATAGCTTTTTGCGCAGCAATACGGGGTACGATTGCTTTATTTTAAAAGGATATGCCGGTACAGGTAAAACTACCATTGTAAGCGCATTAGTAAAGGCACTGAAGTATTATAATCAAAAATCGGTATTGATGGCGCCTACTGGCCGTGCGGCCAAGGTAATCACCAGTTATTCGGACCGCAAGGCTTTTACCATTCATAAACGCATCTATCGAAAAAAATCGGCCATGAATATTGATGAGGGCTTTATGCCTGCACCCAACCTGGCCGAAGATACCCTGTTTATTGTGGATGAGGCCTCAATGATTTCCGACGAGATGGGCGGCATCGGGCATAGTACTTTGCTGCATGATCTGGTAGAATATGTTTACAATAATCAGAACTGTAAGTTATTGTTAGTTGGCGATACTGCACAATTGCCGCCGGTAGGGTCGGAGTATAGCCCGGCGCTGGATGCCAAGCTGATGAAGGATAATTACGGATTGGAGATCCATAGTTATGAGCTGACGGATGTGCTTCGCCAGCAAAAAAAATCGGGGATTTTATATAATGTAACGGGCATCCGCGATATTATCCGCAAGGAAGAGGAAGCATATCCGCAGATAACTACCAAAGGCTTTAAAGACGTTTACCGCATGACGGGTGAGCGTTTGGAAGAAGGCCTGGAGTATGCTTACCGTAAATATGGTAAGGAGAATACACTTATCATCTGCCGATCGAACAAGAACGCTAATTTATATAACCAGCAGATCCGTAACCGGATCTTATACCGCGAAGAAGAGCTCACCGGCGGCGACCAGATTATGGTGGTACGCAATAACTACTTCTGGCTACAGGATAACAAGGAAGAGGATAGCACCGGTTTTATTGCCAACGGCGACATGGCTATTGTTAAACGTGTGCGCCGCACCGAAGAAATGTACGGTTTGCGATTTGCCGATGTGCAGCTGCAATTTTTAGATTATACCGAAGAGCGAACCATAGAATGTAAAGTAATGCTGGATACGCTCACAGCCGAATCGCCCGCGCTGTCATCAACCGATCAAAAACAGTTTTATACCGAGGTGATGAAGGATTATGAGCATATCCTGAACCGCCGTGCCAAGCTCAACGAGCTAAAACTGAACCCATACTACAATGCACTGCAAATCAAATTCTCGTACGCGGTAACCTGCCACAAAGCGCAGGGTGGCCAATGGGATGCCGTTTTTGTAGATCAAGGGTATCTTACCGACGAAATGGTAAACACAGATTTCCTACGTTGGCTATACACTGCCTGTACCCGTGCAAGGCAGGAGTTATATCTGGTTAATTTTAGCGAAAAGTTTTATGCTGTTGGTAGTGAGTAG
- a CDS encoding IS4 family transposase: protein MGKSTFFTGQPVLNQLLNLIDRNSVKALARAGQYDRYYRYFDTHTHLVTMLYCVLNKCTSSREVVSGMKACSNKLEHAGIQKAPGRSTLCDANMKRSYKVFELLYEQIYRRHKQLLPDSRSVNNLKLFIADASTITLFQQILKAPSPGKFNGKRKGGIKVHTLIDATDDVAIQVSFTAASANDMTFLKEINLEAGSFIVFDKGYVDYSQYERLTNEGVFFVTRQKKDARYVVTGSNEVSPEDKASGIIADRLITLGTRTHRKKIKLKSRQITFFDKQKARKFEFLTNNFSLSPLQIADLYRKRWQIEILFKRIKQNFPLKYFLGDNENAIKIQIWGAFIADLLIKLVQVQLKRKWAFSNLSAIIRLHLMSYIHLFNFLNDPERLSTTITGEKQLKLGGSQFGFKT, encoded by the coding sequence ATGGGCAAAAGTACTTTTTTTACCGGACAGCCGGTATTGAATCAGCTGCTGAATTTGATTGACCGCAATTCAGTAAAGGCATTGGCAAGAGCGGGACAATATGACCGTTATTATCGTTATTTTGATACGCATACACATTTAGTCACCATGCTTTATTGTGTGTTAAACAAGTGTACAAGCAGCCGGGAAGTGGTTAGCGGGATGAAAGCCTGTAGTAATAAACTCGAACATGCAGGTATACAAAAGGCGCCGGGAAGGAGCACACTATGCGATGCCAATATGAAACGTTCCTATAAGGTTTTCGAGTTATTATATGAGCAGATTTATCGCAGGCATAAGCAACTTTTACCGGACAGCCGGTCGGTAAATAACCTCAAACTTTTTATAGCGGATGCCTCTACCATCACTTTGTTTCAACAAATACTCAAAGCCCCCAGTCCGGGTAAGTTCAACGGTAAAAGGAAAGGCGGTATTAAAGTACATACGCTGATCGATGCAACCGATGACGTTGCCATTCAGGTTAGTTTCACGGCAGCGAGTGCAAATGATATGACCTTTCTAAAGGAGATCAACCTGGAAGCCGGTTCATTTATCGTTTTTGATAAAGGCTATGTAGATTACAGTCAATATGAACGTTTAACTAATGAAGGGGTATTTTTTGTCACCCGCCAGAAAAAAGATGCCCGGTATGTGGTTACTGGTTCAAATGAAGTTAGCCCTGAAGACAAGGCATCTGGTATAATTGCTGACCGTTTGATCACCCTCGGCACACGCACCCATCGTAAAAAAATCAAGCTTAAAAGCCGTCAAATTACCTTTTTCGATAAGCAAAAAGCCAGAAAATTTGAATTCCTCACTAATAACTTTTCATTATCACCACTACAGATAGCTGATCTTTATAGAAAACGCTGGCAAATCGAGATCCTGTTTAAAAGGATCAAACAAAACTTCCCCCTCAAATACTTCCTGGGAGACAATGAAAATGCGATCAAGATCCAAATATGGGGTGCTTTTATTGCCGACCTGCTCATTAAACTTGTACAGGTTCAACTTAAAAGGAAATGGGCTTTCTCCAATTTGAGTGCTATTATCAGGTTACATCTGATGAGTTATATACATCTATTCAATTTTCTGAACGATCCTGAAAGGCTGTCCACTACAATCACCGGGGAAAAGCAATTAAAATTAGGGGGCTCACAATTTGGTTTTAAAACTTAA